Within Malus domestica chromosome 04, GDT2T_hap1, the genomic segment GCCTTAATTCAGATCCAGTTTGCTCCAATCATGGTGGGCTTGCTACAAGAGATTGTAAACATTACTAGGGAAAACCTCTCTTCAGACAACATGCCATTGTCGCAAATGCTAACAAGGTTGCGACGACGAGATTACCCGATTCCGTTGTTGTAACTACTCGATGCTTTTGACAGGGCATAAGTTCTGTTTCGAAAGGTCATTCTTTTGAGACGGCCAAAATTATCCGTCACAAAGTTATGCCACAAAAAATGTTTTCCTTAACTTCATTATCTTGTGAGTGTGATGTTGTATATACTATATATGGTTCGGGTCGGGATCCCGAACCGAAACTCCTTtcccaaatcccaaaccaaaacatttTGGGATGAGATTTTATatcccgaaaccgaaccgaaaatgtGCATTTCCCGaaattcgggattcccgaaattcgggattcccgaaagtgTTTCGGGATTTTCGGGATACTTCGGGATTGGGCCTTGAAGCCCAAAATGTTGGGCTTTTAAGATTGCAGCCAGCCactgcccaaaaaaaaaaaaaaaagtccaaatGAGATTAAAGCATGCACCTTCATCAAACCAAAATGCATAAGAATCTCCCTGGTAGTTtcgaataaattttaaaaaatgatcTAAAAGATGTAAATGATGTTACTTAACTTACCTATTTGTAATGGTAGCCCAATTGTCAATGCATGAGAAACATAACCTGAAAACCCCAAGATGAACCCATGTGACCATGTCATAAAACAAAATTCTTGTCTCTCTCTCAAACACACACAAAGCTACACTAAAGCACATACCAATGCTAGCAGCAATCGAGGCCCCTGTCGATTATTGCATTCATGCATATCCTACATGTTTCACCCTTGAAATTGGGATTGTCCTGCACATTATGAcagcaaaataaaataaaataaaaatctcaaacagATACAAAACCAAGCAGCTAGCTTGCGTATCTAAACACACAAATAAGTAGGACACAATCTACACTAGCTACAAAGCCACATGTAAGAACTCTCTCAAGCAATTGCAGCACCTCATGtaagaactctctctctctctctctctgagcaATTTTTATGTTAATTGTAGTTTACCAttgtttatttatgttaaattttacAGGTTGTTGCTTGTATATTTTCATATGTTTAATTGGGTTTCTGTGAAATGTTGTCTGAAGAgttaaagagagagaaaggacaAAACCCCagtgaaaataaaaaaccctaacCTGGATTTTGGGACTCAATTGGTTCCTTCCTGTGTCTTGTCTGCGTGAGTCGTGGAGGATGAGAAGCAGCGTGGATTCGACGGAGGAGTAGAGCGGCGGGAGCACGGGCGGTGAGACTGTGAGTGAGAGTGGAGCACAGAGAGTGAACGAGAGCGGAGCACAGAGAGTGAGCGAGAGAGCGGAGCGGAGAGACCGAGAGTGAGTGAGTCCGAGAGATTTGATCACCAACCTAATAAAATGACCTAACTAATGGACGGTTGGATTAGATTTTAACAAATCCAATGGTTCAAgtaatttctaattaaaaattaaaaataaatatatatatatatatataataatcggttcggttcgggattATCGAAAGCTTTCAAAGCTGTGGCCGAATCCCAACCTGAAACTTTCGAGACGGGTTCGGTTTCAGGTACCGAATGTTTCGGGAAATTCGATTCGGGAATTTTTCGATCAAATTTCGGGACAGGATCGGGATGGTTCGGGATTTTCGGGAAAAAATTCCACCCCTAGTATATAGTGGCCGTACCCAAGAGTTTATCTCGTAGGATCTCCTTCACTGAAGAACTTCCACAATCTCCCACCAAtctctcatttagatcccctttTGACCTTCATTTCCAATGGCCTTTGATTTTTTTGATAACCTCTAATTGGTGTGTGCTCCACGAGTATTGCTATGACCTTTTCTAACCTGTCATTTCAATAGAAATTCATAAAGTACATCCCCGAGGCTACTCCGTCCCACTGGCCTATTGATGCCTTGTACACGAAAGTTGAAGATTCTTAATTATGCTCCATAAGTCGTGCTTTGAAAATGTGCTTAATTACAGTATGCGTTACGTTAGTTTCCACAACCACAAttctttttcatgtatttttaatcttttttcttgtattatgaGGGGTTAGGTTTATATCGtgtacctttttttattttatatatcaataaaaCTCCCCTCGTACCATCGagatttcttaaaaaaaaaaaaaagttttcccAACCACAAAGTATACACTTAGCatgaaaaaccaaaaatacaTCAGTCCACCTCATATTAGATTGTGATGGAACGCCAATTTGGTCAATTCTAATAGTTTACATcaagataatatcgtttgttaaaaaaaatgcaatacATAAAATATATAACATTATAGTTTGTCTATAAGAAATAATTGATTCATTTCAAGAACGAAAAAGTGAAGTATTTTCTGTAGCAAATggacctaaaaaaaaaaggaagttttaacgaaacacttccggtactgttcactttaacgaaaaatgataattttactctaaaaaatctctcatgatactattcacttgcaacatctttttatcattttgattaaaactcaaagttttaaagtcattttcataagttttctaaaaaaatataaatcgtTTTCTAACTTGCACTGTGCATGTGCATTCTTCTACATAATGCCCCACAACGACTTTTGGTTGGTCGGAGCATTGTGGAAGTGGCATATACATACCAATTGAAACTGTCTGATATAATTTGTCCCAACACAGAGAAATGCAATAGGTGTGTACTATGGGGCAGTATATTTGTGTGTGTGCATAGTAATCTGACGGCAGATCCACTAGTTCTGTTAGGACATGTGGGCTGTGACTATATTCCCACTTTTGCTCTTAACCCTTCCCCACAAACCTCCAGGGTTGATCTCAGTATATTAGACCATACATGCCATTCTTCTAACACGTATCTCTCCACCATCGCAATTATTCATGGTTTATGACGCCATCCCACCCAACATTTTTGCTACTTAAGGATCTACCAGGGTCCAGTTCTTTCATTCTTTGTCTAAATCTATCATGATTCTTGATGTCATTTCTCACCTTCAAATTCTTACCCGCGTAGTAGTAGTTTACTAGTCTGTGGGCAGCTGAAGATCAGCTATATATTGGCTATTGCAGTAGTAGTTAAGGAGTTGGAAGCTAGCAGCTTCTGAAGGAGAAGCTCCAAATTGcaattttttgtgttttattaAAACCATGGTAATTTTTTGTTACAATTACATGACATACATTTGAgtattatgtatatattttccatttttttattctCAACGCATGTAGGTTACATTCTTTCTCATTAATTATCACATGTTATGagctttaatttttaattgtctATCGTTGACTTGTGTGAGATTGATCGCAACATTTTCATGTATTATCTATATATTAGTTGTCCTTAACAATTAATACATGTTTACTTATAGGGAATATGAATTAGAACTATTTTGATTCTTGAGTTTTCCGTGTTTACTAAAGTATGAGAATTATTTCACTTCTCAATTGTTTCTATGTATTTATTAACAcagataaaaatattaaaagtaTGAATTTCTCCTTAAATTtgtaatcaaaatttaaaaatcaagaATCAAATCAACTAGAAGGATCTGGTTGCTCCAGATtccattttcttcatcttccctATTTCTAAGTTTTTCGGTTCCTTCCACGTATTTGTCCTTAAAATTtgtaatcaaaatttaaataacgttgttttttttataagtgATATAGAATAATCTACACTTAATTCAAACACGAATCTCGAATGGATATGCGAATGTTCTTAACCAATTAAATTACAAGCTACTTACAAATAAACTTGCATTAAAAGTAATTAAATGTGGATTAATAGATTACGTACACTTTGAGCCGCTCTAATTATTGGAAACCTATTGTACTTCTACAAATCAATCGTAATCAAAATGTGAACCAATGACAATTGTTGGTCATTACGTAGTCTTTCATACGTATACACAAATGACATTACGTAGTCTTTCATACGTATACACAAATGATGTCATATCTGCAGCACaagagtcttttttttttcttttcttttttaatatatattactGTACTTTGGcaagaaaatatttcaattcCTATCCTATATAAAATGATTTACGTACAGTTCGAGTTCCTTCCTTTGAAATCACAACAGCAGAGACCTAATTAAAGTCAGATTTTTTGTGCTGATTAAGCTTCCACGATGTCTCTCTTAGtccaatattttttaatatttttttaagtataactTCTCTTCAACCCTCAAATCCTATTTTTGGTGGTTCGATCAAAACATTTGTTCCCTCCTTGCTTAATAATGTGGAGATGAATATATTCCatcaaaaatatataatttggaTATTTTACCTGGAAATTTCCAGGTTGTTCAGCCATACAACTTATATAAGTCTTCGGTCTCCGTCGATTTTTAGTTCATGAGTTGACTTGGCTCATGCAATTGATTCACAAATTCACTAGTTGAGCTGTTGTATTTTACAAGTTGaaacaaaatatttaaattgCCCAAAACACACTTTCCTTGTTAAAGCCACGAAAATGGCATGCAATGTACCCAAAAGATTTCGTCAACCCTATCCTCTTTCTTAAGCTCTTTTGATTGTAATTTCTCCAGAACAATTTGCGTTGATTTGGGAAACTTACTTTGTTATTTCCTCCGGCCGGCAACCATACACTTTCTTGTCGCCGTCTTCGGGAGAAGGTTTTCCTGTATATATGTTTCCCATTTACTGACCTAAACCCGAAATTTTCatatttattcattaatttgttatatgcttCCCATTTTATTTGCTTCTCTTTGTAGATAAAACTAAGCACACATGAATATTAGAGCAATGATGCAGCGGACCCGCGAGGCGTTTGTTCTTCTGTTTCTGGCCTTACTCCCCAAGGCAACTAGTGTGAAGCCTTGCCCCAGGCCAAGCCTGCCGCAGTCCGACAGCAACTTCTGTTTGAGTTGGAGACTGGCGGTGGAGACCAACAATATGCGTGGGTGGCGCACGGTGCCAATTCAGTGCTTTCGCTACGTCGAAACTTACATGATCGGAGGTCAGTATGAACGGGACATCAATTTTATCGTTGGCCAAATTCTTAGCTATGCGTTTGGAATAGCTTTATCTAATGATGGCATGGATGCTTGGATTTTGGACGTGGATGACACTTGCTTATCTAATCTCTTCTACTACAAGAGCAGGCGATACGGGTACgtaatatatatgttaaaatatTACAAAACTTATAGGGTAATCTTTAGTTATGTTGTCAGATAAATATATTGTCACA encodes:
- the LOC103433774 gene encoding acid phosphatase 1 isoform X3, whose translation is MNIRAMMQRTREAFVLLFLALLPKATSVKPCPRPSLPQSDSNFCLSWRLAVETNNMRGWRTVPIQCFRYVETYMIGGQYERDINFIVGQILSYAFGIALSNDGMDAWILDVDDTCLSNLFYYKSRRYGCDPFDSSGFKAWARTGGCPAVPGMLGLFSKLVNSDFKVFMVTGRDEETLGQITTANLLDQGFVGYERLILSLCA